In Apus apus isolate bApuApu2 chromosome 5, bApuApu2.pri.cur, whole genome shotgun sequence, the following are encoded in one genomic region:
- the PKP3 gene encoding plakophilin-3 — MLQGNGPPGPPNKPEAGVCSLALPSDRQLDGRSREADEAQRMRSARVQEQVRIRMMLRGQPPARHEAPDHADGSRGGQYGTTVRSSFSSRSQTNGLDPKASLYQPLAKKDFGTLKGTSWSSRSAVDLTPHKRMATISNGALPKGRGYGAGYAVSQVPSTSPRPSSFHERNYRSRQNFDTLSLRSLRLADGPLQPPAMAEDRYSVLSEQLDPVGHRALYKSQGNGGFARSYTFERQMSAGSAAKAASDWLEGGEVTQSRTIRAPAMRTLQRFQSNNRSRLSTGSFGSVQAASQAGLGSSYLGMVEHSSRAPSVRSLAESSHHLQDQRAMEMYNGHGTLLSHHSGGFDDIDLPSAVKYLIASDPNLQVLGAAYLQHKCYSDSNAKKQARSLQAMPKLVKLFNSPNQEVQRHATGAMRNLIYDNAENKLALVEENGIYELMRTLREPDDELRKNVTGILWNLSSSDNLKDRLARDTLEQLTDLVLVPLSGLGGSGVIQQNPSEAEIFYNSTGFLRNLSSASQQTRQKMRECHGLVDSMIHYVNSSLEVGKSEDKSVENAVCVLRNLSYRLYDEMPPSSLQRLEGHRRNNSGMVTGELVGCFSPQSKKAREHYLNADIVTFTEVSKDPKGMEWLWNPQIVGIYNRLLQRCELNKHTTEAASGALQNITAGDRRWAGVLSRLALEQERILNPVLDRVRTADHHQLRSLTGLIRNLSRHARNKDEMSTKVVSHLIEKLPGSVGDKAPPVDVIVNIIAVLNNLVVESPMAARDIVYFDGLRKLFYIKKRRDSSDNEKSSRAAASLLGNMWQYTKLHRDFKMKGYRKEDFLSL; from the exons ATGCTGCAGGGCAACGGCCCTCCGGGGCCACCCAACAAG CCCGAGGCCGGGGTCTGCTCGCTGGCCCTGCCCTCCGACCGGCAGCTGGACGGCCGGAGCCGGGAGGCGGACGAGGCGCAGCGGATGCGCAGCGCCCGCGTCCAGGAGCAGGTCCGCATCCGCATGATGCTGCGGGGGCAGCCGCCCGCCCGCCACGAAGCCCCCGACCACGCTGATGGCAGCAGAG GTGGCCAGTATGGCACGACCGTGCGCTCCTCCTTCAGCTCCCGCTCCCAGACCAATGGCTTGGACCCCAAAGCCTCG CTCTATCAGCCGCTGGCCAAGAAGGACTTTGGCACGCTGAAGGGCACCAGCTGGTCCTCGCGCTCGGCCGTGGACCTCACCCCGCACAAGCGCATGGCGACCATCAGCAACGGGGCCCTGCCCAAGGGCCGGGGCTACGGCGCCGGCTACGCCGTGTCACAGGTGCCCAGCACCTCGCCCCGGCCCAGCTCCTTCCACGAGCGCAACTACCGCTCCCGGCAGAACTTCGACACCCTCTCGCTGCGCTCGCTGCGCCTGGCGGACGGGCcgctccagccccctgccatggccGAGGACCGCTACAGCGTCCTTTCCGAGCAGCTGGACCCCGTGGGCCACCGTGCCCTCTACAAAAGCCAAGGCAACGGCGGCTTCGCCCGCTCCTACACCTTCGAGAGGCAGATGAGCGCCGGCTCCGCCGCCAAGGCCGCCTCCGACTGGCTGGAGGGCGGCGAGGTGACCCAGAGCCGCACCATCCGCGCGCCCGCCATGCGCACGCTGCAGCGCTTCCAGAGCAACAACCGGTCGCGCCTCAGCACCGGCTCCTTCGGCAGCGTCCAGGCGGCCTCGCAGGCGGGCCTGGGCAGCTCCTACCTGGGGATGGTGGAGCACAGCTCCCGCGCGCCCTCCGTGCGCAGCCTGGCCGAGTCCAGCCACCACCTCCAGGACCAGCGCGCCATGGAGATGTACAACGGGCACGGCACGCTGCTCAGCCACCACTCGGGGGG GTTCGACGACATTGACCTGCCCTCTGCAGTGAAATACCTGATAGCCAGCGACCCCAACCTGCAGGTCCTGGGCGCTGCCTACCTCCAGCACAAGTGCTACAGCGACAGCAACGCCAAGAAGCAG GCCCGCAGCCTCCAGGCCATGCCCAAGCTGGTGAAGCTGTTCAACAGCCCCAACCAGGAGGTGCAGCGCCACGCCACGGGCGCCATGCGCAACCTCATCTACGACAACGCCGAGAACAAGCTGGCGCTGGTGGAGGAGAACGGCATCTACGAGCTGATGCGGACGCTGCGGGAGCCCGACGACGAGCTCCGCAAGAACGTCACAG GGATCCTGTGGAATCTCTCCTCCAGTGACAACCTGAAGGATCGCTTGGCCCGGgacacactggagcagctcacAGACCTGGTGCTGGTCCCCCTCTCTGGGCTGGGGGGCTCAGGGGTCATCCAGCAGAACCCCTCAGAGGCAGAGATCTTCTACAACTCCACAGGCTTCCTCAG GAatctcagctctgccagccagCAGACCCGACAGAAGATGCGTGAGTGCCATGGGCTGGTGGACTCCATGATCCACTATGTGAACAGCTCCCTGGAAGTGGGCAAGTCAGAGGACAAG AGCGTGGAGAACGCCGTCTGTGTCCTGCGCAACCTCTCCTACCGCCTCTACGACGAGATGCCCCCGTCCTCCCTCCAGCGCCTGGAAGGCCACAGGAGGAACAACAGTGGCATGGTGACTGGGGAGCTGGTGGGCTGCTTCAGCCCCCAGAGCAAGAAGGCACGAGAG CACTACCTGAACGCAGACATCGTCACCTTCACGGAGGTCTCCAAGGACCCCAAGGGCATGGAGTGGCTCTGGAACCCGCAGATCGTTGGCATCTACAACCGGCTGCTGCAGCGCTGCGAGCTCAACAAGCACACCACGGAGGCGGCCTCGGGCGCCCTGCAGAACATCACCGCTGGGGACCGCAGG TGGGCGGGCGTGCTGAGCCGGCTGGCCCTGGAGCAGGAGCGCATCCTGAACCCCGTCCTGGACCGCGTCCGCACCGCCGACCACCACCAGCTGCGCTCCCTGACCGGCCTGATCCGCAACCTGTCCCGCCACGCGCGCAACAAGGACGAGATGT CAACCAAGGTGGTCAGCCACTTGATCGAGAAGCTGCCAGGGAGTGTTGGGGACAAGGCTCCGCCCGTCGATGTCATTGTGAACATCATCGCGGTCCTCAACAACCTGGTGGTGGAGAGCCCCATGGCTGCCCGGGACATTGTCTACTTTGATGGCCTCAGGAAGCTCTTCTACATCAAGAAGAGAAGGGACAG CTCGGACAATGAGAAGtcctccagagcagcagcaagccTCCTGGGCAACATGTGGCAGTACACCAAGCTCCACCGGGACTTCAAGATG AAGGGGTACCGGAAGGAGGACTTCCTCAGCCTGTGA
- the SIGIRR gene encoding single Ig IL-1-related receptor, with translation MAGLCSVPPEILAPAANETLELALGSWVLLNCTVRWAAAEPCQPDPAWSKDGQWLGRDSSQDTAWFAQNGSEQLLATVLQLNLTHDTDFGVFSCWVSNATATFTLRRVEAAGHVPAVLAALLVLVLLVLLAGLYVRCRLSLLLWYRNRYGELEINDGKLYDAYVSHAPAPDDRKFVHFIVKPQLENRYGYKLFLDEQNILPNSEPSADLIMNVSRCRRLIVVLSIAYLEQEWCNSSFREGLWRLLELSKKPIFIIFESQYREITHPAISLLKQHRHIITLLVWRAGSMTPSSDFWKELCLALPRKVSFQGTMGDPQTQLQEDKDPMLILHSSYLDSSGDLSPEGDLGTGLRGYVFGSPRPPPRIRGAPTASAAGVAGDTQLRDSHRPEIDVSDLGSRNYGARTDFYCLVTEDDI, from the exons ATGGCAG GCCTCTGCAGCGTGCCCCCCGAAATCCTTGCCCCGGCCGCCAACGAGACGCTGGAGCTGGCGCTGGGGAGCTGGGTGTTGCTGAACTGCACCGTGCGCTGGGCAGCGgccgagccctgccagcccgACCCTGCCTGGAGCAAAGACGGGCAAtggctgggcagggacagcagccaGGACACTGCCTG GTTTGCCCAGAATGGCTCGGAGCAGCTCCTTGCCACCGTGCTGCAGCTCAACCTCACGCACGACACCGACTTTGGGGTGTTCTCCTGCTGGGTCAGCAATGCCACGGCCACCTTCACCCTGCGGCGAGTGG aggcagcagggcaCGTGCCCGCGGtgctggctgccctcctggtcCTGGTGCTCCTggtgctcctggctgggctctACGTCCGGTGCCGCCTCAGCCTGCTCCTCTGGTACCGGAACCGCTACGGAGAGCTGGAGATCAACg ACGGGAAGCTCTACGATGCCTATGTCTCCCACGCCCCTGCCCCGGACGACCGAAAGTTTGTCCACTTCATCGTGAAGCCGCAGCTGGAGAACCGCTACGGCTACAAGCTCTTCCTGGATGAGCAAAACATCCTGCCCAACTCAG AGCCCTCAGCTGACCTGATCATGAACGTGAGCCGGTGCCGGCGGCTGATCGTGGTCCTCTCCATTGCCTACCTGGAGCAAGAATGGTGCAACAGCAGCTTCAG GGAAGGGCtctggaggctgctggagctTTCCAAGAAACCCATCTTCATCATCTTCGAGAGCCAGTACCGGGAGATCACCCACCCAGCCATCAGCCTGCTGAAGCAGCACCGGCACATCATCACCCTGCTGGTGTGGCGAGCGGGCTCCATG ACCCCCTCATCAGACTTCTGGAAGGAGCTGTGCCTGGCCCTGCCCCGCAAGGTCTCTTTCCAGGGGACCATGGGGGACCCGCagacccagctgcaggaggacaagGACCCCATGCTGATCCTGCACAGCAGCTACCTGGACAGCAGCGGAGACCTCAGCCCAGAGGGGGACCTCGGCACAG GCCTCCGAGGGTACGTGTTTGGAAGCCCCCGCCCACCTCCCCGCATCCGCGGTGCTCCCACGGCTTCGGCTGCTGGTGTGGCAGGGGACACCCAGCTGAGGGACAGCCACCGGCCCGAGATCGACGTCTCAGACCTGGGGTCACGCAACTACGGCGCCCGCACAGACTTCTACtgcctggtgacagaggatgaCATCTGA